The Periplaneta americana isolate PAMFEO1 chromosome 10, P.americana_PAMFEO1_priV1, whole genome shotgun sequence genome includes a window with the following:
- the Drep4 gene encoding DNA fragmentation factor subunit beta, with the protein MKGYKVTDAKRNRMIGVACQTFLELKQKGCNKLGIKEDVKIQLQDGTYIDDEDYFQTLSSQTVFILLKPGESAITGAEILYKALQTVNMDYLKAGQEAQNFFTEGVKEKVMTLAKLVNKSTELESVHLSKKLDDPNWFEGLDSRSTTKEEFMARRAQERIRSYLYKTQDDLKKSGLFQTDKIFRQKITDALQKMGLQLRNQNYFSGYFDRSAVSDRLCDYEGNFKCGGRWDLSQCRYEGVVTNHHIINPYASREARILFSTWNFDHVIERSRSIIPAMLEAGKQCSVNNCAINSNYFYTLLFTTENLKLVHIVCHDKGAHSARCDSVKYITK; encoded by the coding sequence ATGAAAGGTTATAAGGTTACAGATGCAAAACGTAATCGTATGATAGGTGTGGCATGTCAAACATTTCTGGAACTTAAACAAAAAGGATGCAATAAATTAGGTATTAAAGAAGATGTAAAAATACAACTTCAAGATGGCACTTACATAGATGACGAAGATTACTTTCAGACGTTGTCTTCACAGACTGTGTTCATTCTCCTTAAACCTGGCGAAAGTGCCATCACGGGAGCAGAAATTCTGTACAAAGCATTACAAACTGTCAACATGGACTATCTCAAAGCTGGTCAGGAGGCTCAGAATTTTTTTACAGAAGGTGTGAAAGAGAAGGTGATGACCCTAgcaaaattagttaataaatctACTGAGTTAGAAAGTGTACACCTCAGTAAAAAACTGGATGATCCTAATTGGTTTGAAGGTCTGGACTCGAGATCGACCACAAAGGAGGAGTTCATGGCTAGACGTGCGCAAGAGAGAATTAGAAGTTACTTGTACAAGACTCAAGATGATCTTAAGAAGTCTGGACTTTTCCAGACTGATAAAATATTCCGGCAGAAAATAACAGATGCTCTTCAGAAGATGGGGTTGCAACTAAGGAATCAAAACTATTTTAGTGGATATTTTGATCGCAGTGCTGTGTCAGATAGACTTTGTGATTACGAAGGTAACTTCAAATGCGGGGGCCGGTGGGATCTATCCCAATGCCGTTATGAAGGTGTGGTTACTAACCACCACATAATAAATCCATATGCAAGCAGGGAAGCTAGAATTCTTTTCTCTACATGGAATTTTGATCATGTTATAGAAAGATCAAGAAGTATTATACCTGCTATGCTGGAAGCAGGGAAGCAGTGTTCTGTTAACAATTGTGCTATAAATAGCAATTACTTTTATACACTTCTTTTTACAACTGAGAATTTGAAGCTGGTGCATATTGTTTGCCATGACAAAGGTGCACACAGTGCACGGTGCGATTCAGTGAAGTACATTACTAAATAG